A portion of the Flavobacterium magnum genome contains these proteins:
- a CDS encoding LLM class flavin-dependent oxidoreductase, whose translation METTKKIAYSILELAIVAEGVSIEQTLKNSVDLAQKAETLGYTRLWLAEHHNMPHVASVATPILIGLMAGNTQTLRVGSGGIMLPNHAPLIVAEQFGTLGRLYPNRIDLGLGRAPGTDQLTAQAIRSDRMQAVNNFPAEIAKIQQYFSVENEWSEVRAPIAEGVPMPLYILGSSLDSAHLAAKMGLPYAFASHFATGMLTEALRIYREEFEPSAYLDKPYTMAGVNVIAAETDDEAERNFTSVLRMFVGILTGRRQPLQPPMEMTDELMMIQHNPAVRDMLKYSFVGRKEAVAKQLDKFLQQTGVDELMVVTNMHDHNDRIRSYQILSEIMSERNILV comes from the coding sequence ATGGAAACAACTAAGAAAATCGCCTACTCCATACTGGAGCTCGCCATCGTAGCCGAGGGCGTCTCGATAGAACAAACGCTGAAAAACAGCGTCGACCTGGCCCAAAAGGCCGAAACCCTGGGTTACACCCGACTGTGGCTCGCCGAACACCACAACATGCCCCACGTGGCGAGTGTGGCCACGCCCATACTCATCGGACTCATGGCCGGCAATACCCAAACCCTGCGTGTGGGATCCGGCGGGATCATGCTTCCCAACCATGCGCCACTGATTGTGGCAGAACAGTTTGGAACGCTGGGTCGGCTGTACCCCAACCGCATCGACTTGGGTCTGGGCAGGGCACCGGGCACCGACCAGCTCACGGCGCAAGCCATACGCAGCGACAGGATGCAGGCGGTAAATAACTTTCCGGCAGAGATTGCGAAAATACAGCAATACTTTTCCGTGGAAAATGAATGGTCCGAAGTACGCGCCCCGATTGCCGAGGGCGTTCCCATGCCGCTCTACATACTGGGTTCAAGCCTCGACAGCGCACACCTGGCCGCCAAAATGGGATTGCCGTATGCGTTTGCAAGCCATTTTGCGACGGGCATGCTCACCGAAGCCCTTCGTATTTACAGGGAGGAATTCGAGCCGTCCGCTTATTTGGACAAGCCTTACACCATGGCCGGCGTGAATGTCATCGCCGCAGAAACTGACGACGAGGCGGAACGGAATTTCACTTCCGTACTGCGCATGTTCGTCGGGATCCTGACAGGCCGGCGCCAACCCCTGCAGCCACCCATGGAAATGACCGACGAGCTGATGATGATCCAGCACAACCCCGCCGTTCGAGACATGCTCAAATATTCGTTTGTGGGCAGGAAAGAGGCGGTCGCCAAACAACTGGATAAATTCCTCCAGCAAACCGGCGTGGACGAACTTATGGTCGTCACCAACATGCACGATCATAACGACAGGATCAGGTCATACCAAATCCTGTCTGAAATAATGAGTGAAAGGAATATCTTGGTGTGA
- a CDS encoding FMN-dependent NADH-azoreductase: protein MKKILNIVTSPGKGASATVQLSDGIIEKLLGEYPGSTVTTRDLSENPLPHLDGLLLSSFFSPAESHNELQQAAIRLSDEAIAQVREADIIVLGVPMYNFGIPSTLKAWLDHIFRAGVTFSYGPDGPKGLLGDKKIYLSIASGGVYSEGPMSDYDFTDPYLRKALGFIGLTDITTFRAEGLKMAGGDQVVENVVDSMVI, encoded by the coding sequence ATGAAAAAAATACTGAATATCGTTACCAGTCCGGGCAAAGGCGCATCGGCCACTGTACAACTTTCTGATGGCATCATCGAAAAATTGCTCGGGGAATATCCCGGCAGTACGGTGACCACGCGCGATCTATCGGAAAACCCGCTCCCACACCTTGACGGGTTGCTGCTGTCCTCGTTCTTTTCGCCGGCAGAATCGCACAATGAGTTGCAACAGGCCGCCATCAGGCTTTCTGACGAGGCGATTGCACAGGTCCGTGAAGCCGACATCATTGTGCTTGGCGTGCCGATGTACAATTTCGGTATCCCGTCAACGCTGAAGGCATGGCTGGACCACATTTTCCGTGCCGGCGTTACGTTCAGCTATGGTCCGGACGGCCCCAAAGGTTTGCTCGGCGACAAGAAGATTTACCTGTCCATCGCCTCGGGTGGGGTGTATTCTGAGGGCCCGATGTCCGACTATGATTTTACGGATCCTTACCTGCGTAAGGCGCTCGGATTTATCGGGCTGACAGACATCACGACTTTCCGCGCCGAAGGCCTGAAAATGGCAGGTGGGGATCAGGTTGTGGAAAATGTAGTGGACTCGATGGTTATATAA
- a CDS encoding ACP phosphodiesterase produces the protein MNFLAHIYLSGDNELMKIGNFMADGIRGKQFESFPDDVRRGILLHRAIDTFTDAHPIWRESTKKLHQRYHHYAGVIVDVFYDHFLSKNWTLYSSETLESFTDNFYRSLIAHYDILTEKTKAMMPYMIRRNWLLSYRTLQGMERILTQMDHRTGDKSNMRFAHLELREHYAVFEQEFTRYFPELQRFCAEKKQTL, from the coding sequence ATGAATTTCCTTGCGCACATATACCTTTCCGGCGACAACGAACTGATGAAAATCGGGAACTTTATGGCGGACGGTATCCGGGGAAAGCAGTTCGAGTCGTTTCCAGACGACGTACGCAGGGGCATCCTGCTGCACCGCGCCATCGATACCTTTACCGATGCCCACCCGATATGGCGGGAAAGCACGAAAAAACTGCACCAGCGCTACCATCATTATGCCGGCGTGATCGTGGATGTGTTTTACGACCATTTCCTATCCAAAAACTGGACACTGTATTCGTCCGAGACACTGGAATCGTTCACGGACAATTTTTATCGCAGCCTGATCGCCCATTACGACATCCTGACCGAAAAGACCAAAGCGATGATGCCGTATATGATCCGCCGAAACTGGCTGCTCAGTTACCGTACTTTACAAGGTATGGAGCGCATCCTCACGCAGATGGACCACCGTACGGGTGACAAGTCGAATATGCGGTTTGCGCACCTTGAGCTTCGCGAGCACTATGCGGTATTTGAGCAGGAGTTCACGCGGTATTTCCCCGAACTGCAGCGGTTTTGCGCTGAGAAAAAACAAACTTTATGA
- a CDS encoding winged helix-turn-helix transcriptional regulator: protein MNEKSERNHAECQSLIRPVHDALEVLNGKWKLPIIISLSFGNKRFSEMSKEIAKITDRMLSKELRDMEVNGLIKRTVHDSIPVVVEYALTEYGQSLDPVINELRKWGVEHRRRAGVPVP from the coding sequence ATGAACGAGAAATCTGAAAGAAACCACGCGGAATGCCAGTCGTTGATCCGGCCGGTGCACGATGCGCTGGAAGTGCTCAACGGCAAATGGAAACTGCCGATCATCATATCGCTGTCGTTCGGGAACAAACGGTTTTCCGAAATGTCCAAGGAGATTGCGAAGATCACCGACCGGATGCTTTCAAAGGAATTGCGCGATATGGAGGTCAACGGACTCATTAAAAGGACGGTGCACGACAGCATTCCCGTTGTCGTGGAATATGCGCTTACCGAATATGGGCAGTCGCTTGATCCTGTCATCAACGAGCTGCGCAAATGGGGTGTTGAGCACCGGCGCAGGGCGGGTGTGCCCGTGCCATAG
- a CDS encoding T9SS type A sorting domain-containing protein has product MACTFLWVVNLFPQAGALDLSFGNNGIVTTAIGSDALSFTSTLQQDGKIIVAGYYDNGANYDFAIARYNTDGSLDSSFGTGGIVTTAFAASDDFLHGIAIQGDGKIVAVGSTNNGTNNDFAVVRYNTDGTLDSTFGINGKVITTFGSYSEAAMCVAIQADGKIVAAGYASTSGYYVGGALARYNIDGSLDGSFGNNGKQVTFIETYRNSFNAIVIQPDNRIVVGGTGTSADGANPKNIILARYNTNGNLDTTFDNDGKVLTSISSGDDVAYGLKIQQDGKIVAVGNVSLENNYPLAIIRYNVDGSLDTSFGSNGIVLEFANTEGINVARSVVIQEDGKIIAGGFADDSILIFDFILLRLESDGSIDTSFGENGKIITPVGNNTFDYAYSVLLQDDNKIVLSGFSGSPRHFVVARYDNDTDLGLAGQERTAHLTVAPVPLMITANVNTGVELQDATMTLYNATGQIVRHFEGLSGSNFVLERGNLANGLYLLQFKGPTGMSFTKTIVIGD; this is encoded by the coding sequence ATGGCATGCACTTTTTTGTGGGTTGTCAATTTATTTCCACAGGCTGGTGCATTGGATTTGAGTTTTGGCAATAATGGGATTGTTACAACGGCAATCGGTTCTGATGCCCTCTCTTTTACATCAACACTGCAGCAGGACGGTAAAATCATTGTGGCCGGGTACTATGACAATGGAGCGAATTATGATTTTGCCATAGCACGGTACAATACAGATGGGAGCCTGGATTCCTCGTTTGGTACCGGCGGCATTGTGACCACTGCGTTCGCCGCATCGGATGATTTTTTACACGGTATAGCCATACAAGGTGACGGCAAGATCGTAGCCGTAGGTTCAACCAACAATGGCACCAACAACGATTTTGCAGTTGTGCGTTACAATACCGACGGAACGCTTGACAGTACTTTTGGTATCAATGGTAAGGTAATCACTACATTCGGGAGTTATTCCGAAGCGGCAATGTGCGTTGCCATACAGGCTGATGGAAAGATTGTTGCTGCGGGTTATGCATCAACGTCGGGATACTATGTTGGGGGTGCTCTGGCACGATACAATATTGATGGAAGCCTGGATGGTAGTTTCGGCAATAATGGCAAGCAGGTCACATTCATTGAAACATACAGGAATTCGTTTAACGCCATCGTTATACAGCCTGACAACAGGATTGTTGTAGGCGGGACCGGTACTTCCGCGGACGGGGCTAATCCGAAAAACATTATTTTAGCCCGTTACAATACTAATGGAAACCTCGATACAACCTTTGATAATGACGGCAAAGTCCTCACGTCCATCAGCAGTGGCGATGATGTGGCATATGGGCTAAAGATTCAGCAGGACGGCAAGATTGTCGCCGTAGGCAATGTCTCATTGGAAAATAACTATCCGCTGGCAATAATCCGTTATAATGTAGATGGAAGCCTGGACACCTCTTTCGGATCAAACGGCATTGTCCTCGAATTTGCCAACACAGAGGGGATAAATGTCGCGCGAAGTGTAGTTATACAGGAAGATGGTAAGATTATCGCGGGTGGGTTTGCAGATGATTCAATCTTAATTTTTGATTTCATACTGCTACGTCTTGAAAGCGACGGGAGTATAGATACCTCTTTTGGCGAAAACGGAAAGATTATTACACCGGTGGGCAACAATACTTTTGATTATGCTTACAGTGTTTTATTACAGGATGACAATAAAATTGTACTGTCCGGTTTCTCAGGATCGCCAAGGCACTTTGTAGTAGCCAGATATGATAATGATACCGATTTGGGATTGGCAGGGCAGGAAAGGACAGCACACCTGACAGTGGCGCCTGTTCCGCTTATGATTACGGCAAATGTAAATACAGGCGTGGAATTGCAAGATGCCACGATGACCCTCTACAATGCCACAGGGCAGATCGTCAGGCATTTCGAAGGGTTGTCCGGCAGCAATTTTGTTCTTGAGCGTGGCAATTTGGCAAACGGATTGTATCTTTTGCAATTTAAAGGCCCGACAGGGATGTCATTTACTAAAACCATCGTCATCGGAGACTGA